In one window of Desulforhabdus amnigena DNA:
- the hslO gene encoding Hsp33 family molecular chaperone HslO, with protein MSQMDYLVRVISEEANVRALACVTTNLVNEVCLRHDTYPLATVALGRALGGGALMGALLKTGQTVALKFEGNGPLKKIIVEAESNGVVRGYVGEPKADLPLKDGKLDVANGLGRSGFLTVTKDLRMKEPYKGTVQLYTSEIAEDLAFYFIESEQIPSAVGLGVYLEPDGRVSAAGGFLIQSLPPSNEEIVDKLIKQIGKLPSITELLRSGKTPEDLLALLFEGIPYHTLEKRAIAFRCSCSRERVERALFSLGKKGVESLLADRQKIEVTCEFCREHYVFDPEDLTWIRGEMQ; from the coding sequence ATGTCTCAAATGGATTACCTGGTGAGGGTCATTTCCGAGGAAGCAAATGTAAGGGCTCTGGCCTGTGTCACGACCAATCTGGTGAATGAAGTCTGCCTGCGCCACGACACGTATCCTCTGGCCACTGTCGCTCTGGGGCGCGCCCTGGGAGGCGGGGCCCTGATGGGGGCTCTCCTGAAGACGGGGCAGACGGTGGCCCTCAAATTCGAAGGGAACGGCCCTCTCAAAAAAATCATCGTCGAAGCTGAAAGCAACGGGGTGGTCCGTGGCTATGTAGGGGAACCCAAAGCCGATCTTCCTTTAAAGGATGGGAAACTCGATGTGGCAAACGGCCTCGGACGGTCAGGCTTTCTCACGGTGACCAAAGATCTGAGGATGAAAGAACCTTATAAAGGAACGGTGCAGCTTTACACGAGCGAAATCGCCGAAGACCTTGCGTTTTACTTCATCGAATCGGAACAGATTCCATCGGCGGTGGGGTTGGGGGTCTACCTGGAACCGGATGGAAGAGTCTCTGCTGCGGGCGGTTTTCTGATTCAATCCCTTCCCCCTTCGAATGAAGAGATTGTGGATAAGCTGATCAAACAGATCGGCAAGCTGCCATCCATCACCGAACTTCTGCGGAGCGGGAAGACCCCTGAGGATTTGCTCGCGCTTCTTTTCGAGGGCATCCCCTACCATACGCTGGAAAAGCGCGCTATTGCCTTCCGATGCTCCTGCAGCAGGGAGAGGGTCGAAAGGGCGCTTTTTTCCCTGGGGAAGAAGGGGGTCGAATCCCTGCTTGCCGATCGGCAGAAGATCGAAGTTACCTGTGAGTTCTGCCGAGAGCACTATGTCTTCGATCCGGAGGACCTGACATGGATCCGTGGAGAAATGCAGTGA
- a CDS encoding class I SAM-dependent rRNA methyltransferase: protein MKPVKLHPGRERRILQGHRWIFSNEISNSLSDFEPGSWVEIFSHKGVPLGTGYINPRSLIAVRLVCPAGQKPSRDYFHSLLRKAIARRAEFLYPDSQCYRAVYGESDGLPGLVVDRYGDMVVYQITTLGMSLMEPLVQELLMEIMQPRVLVFRHDAQVRTLEGLPLEKGIAFGEIPPEHWVDVDGIAFQVSPLEGQKTGLFLDQRDNRQALRRWVRGKKVLDLFCYNGAWSLSAALGGAEEVVGVDQSADAIAQAANNALRNGVESSCRFQRDEVFHFLKGANRHAFDVVIVDPPAFVKTRSALAEAKKGYTDLNRRALMALKPGGILVSCSCSYHLNESLFREMLLQAAQAAGRQLRLLEARGQAMDHPVLLSMPETHYLKCYFLEAF from the coding sequence ATGAAACCTGTCAAACTCCATCCGGGAAGAGAGAGGCGCATTCTTCAAGGGCACCGTTGGATCTTCAGCAATGAAATTTCGAACAGCCTTTCGGATTTCGAACCGGGAAGCTGGGTTGAGATCTTTTCACACAAAGGTGTTCCTCTCGGCACGGGATACATCAATCCACGTTCTTTGATTGCGGTCCGGCTGGTATGCCCTGCGGGGCAAAAACCTTCACGAGACTACTTTCACAGCCTTCTCCGGAAGGCGATAGCCCGCCGCGCCGAGTTTTTATATCCCGATTCCCAGTGCTATCGTGCTGTCTATGGGGAATCGGACGGCCTGCCGGGGCTGGTGGTGGACCGATATGGAGACATGGTGGTCTACCAGATCACGACATTGGGAATGTCCCTCATGGAACCTTTGGTGCAGGAACTTCTGATGGAGATCATGCAGCCGCGGGTTTTGGTCTTTCGTCACGATGCTCAAGTGAGAACCCTCGAAGGGCTTCCCCTGGAAAAAGGCATCGCCTTCGGGGAAATTCCTCCGGAACACTGGGTGGATGTGGATGGAATCGCATTTCAGGTATCCCCGCTGGAAGGGCAAAAAACCGGGCTCTTCCTGGATCAGAGGGATAACCGTCAGGCCCTGCGCCGCTGGGTGAGGGGCAAGAAAGTCCTGGATCTCTTCTGCTACAATGGGGCGTGGAGTCTCTCCGCAGCCTTGGGCGGAGCGGAAGAAGTGGTGGGAGTGGATCAGTCCGCCGATGCCATCGCACAGGCTGCAAACAATGCCCTGCGCAACGGAGTCGAAAGTTCATGCAGGTTTCAAAGGGATGAAGTCTTTCATTTCCTCAAGGGTGCCAACAGGCATGCCTTCGATGTGGTCATCGTGGATCCGCCCGCATTCGTGAAAACCAGGAGTGCCCTGGCGGAAGCCAAAAAGGGATACACGGACCTCAACCGACGGGCCCTCATGGCTCTCAAACCCGGTGGAATCCTGGTCAGTTGCTCCTGTTCTTACCACCTCAATGAAAGCCTCTTCAGGGAAATGCTCCTGCAAGCGGCTCAGGCTGCCGGCCGGCAGCTGCGGCTCCTGGAAGCGAGAGGCCAGGCCATGGACCATCCGGTTCTGCTCTCCATGCCCGAAACTCACTATCTGAAGTGTTATTTCCTCGAAGCTTTCTGA
- a CDS encoding 2-isopropylmalate synthase, whose translation MGQVLIYDTTLRDGIKSPGTILTVEEKLRIAKQLARLQVDVLDIGFPAASEEQYTVAERIAKEIEGPVLTVLARATNSRDFDIAWSAVKDAPRARIHTFVPASREYREHFLKKSAEQALELAVAAVEKAKGFTSDVEFSLVDAFRANPDEVVRLVKAAIEAGATTINLADTIGCAVPAGVSNLFGRLRKEVEHFNEVVFSIHCHNDLGLAVANSLTAVTEGAKQVQCTVNGIGERAGNAPLEEIVVALRTHSAHFNAQTNIQLDQIYPTCRLLRRLTGITIQPHKPVIGANVFVYESIVPQLADSTEKPPFEIINPQDLGIQNVGDLLNSETSLAVFKTRAAELGYEMEEPKLEECYEAFLDLAAKKELVYDADLELLLGERAALEQVRYRLLYLNVTAGSISVPNATVQLEVDGQVVQDAGFGHGPVDAAFKTICKMVKRFPRLVRYEVNAVTSGTDAQGEVTIRLEENGCLVNGRAVDTDIVLASAKALVDGLNKLESMHVEPVISEFTDEESFMPRL comes from the coding sequence ATGGGGCAGGTTCTTATTTATGATACCACACTGCGCGACGGCATAAAATCACCGGGGACCATTTTAACGGTCGAAGAAAAGCTTCGAATTGCCAAGCAGCTTGCGCGTCTGCAGGTGGATGTTCTCGATATCGGATTTCCCGCAGCTTCGGAAGAACAGTACACGGTTGCGGAACGGATAGCCAAGGAGATAGAGGGACCGGTGCTGACGGTGCTGGCCCGGGCCACCAATTCGAGAGATTTCGATATTGCCTGGAGTGCCGTCAAAGATGCTCCGCGCGCGAGGATTCATACCTTTGTGCCCGCATCGCGGGAATACCGGGAACACTTCCTGAAAAAAAGCGCGGAACAGGCCCTTGAACTGGCTGTTGCCGCTGTCGAGAAAGCCAAAGGATTTACATCCGATGTGGAATTCTCGCTGGTGGACGCTTTTCGGGCGAATCCCGACGAGGTAGTGCGGTTGGTAAAGGCCGCCATTGAAGCCGGTGCCACTACGATCAATCTGGCCGATACCATCGGATGTGCCGTTCCTGCCGGTGTCAGTAATCTTTTCGGACGCCTGCGCAAAGAAGTGGAGCATTTCAACGAAGTCGTTTTCAGCATCCACTGCCACAACGATTTGGGACTTGCCGTAGCCAATTCTCTCACGGCTGTCACCGAGGGGGCGAAACAGGTTCAGTGTACGGTAAATGGAATAGGTGAACGCGCAGGAAACGCGCCTCTGGAAGAGATAGTGGTAGCCTTGCGTACGCATTCCGCTCATTTCAACGCTCAAACCAATATTCAACTGGACCAGATCTATCCCACATGCCGCCTGCTGAGGCGCCTGACCGGTATCACCATCCAGCCTCATAAGCCGGTAATTGGAGCCAATGTGTTTGTTTATGAATCCATTGTCCCTCAGCTGGCGGATTCCACGGAAAAGCCTCCTTTTGAAATCATCAATCCGCAAGATCTGGGCATTCAGAATGTGGGCGACCTTCTGAACTCGGAAACCAGCCTTGCGGTCTTCAAGACCCGGGCTGCAGAGCTCGGCTATGAAATGGAAGAGCCAAAGCTCGAAGAATGCTATGAAGCTTTCCTGGACTTGGCTGCCAAGAAGGAACTCGTTTACGATGCAGACCTTGAACTGCTCCTGGGGGAAAGAGCGGCTCTGGAACAGGTGCGCTATAGACTCCTTTATCTCAATGTGACTGCCGGTTCCATTTCCGTTCCCAATGCCACGGTCCAGCTGGAGGTGGACGGTCAGGTCGTCCAGGACGCGGGGTTCGGCCACGGACCCGTGGATGCCGCTTTCAAAACCATTTGCAAGATGGTCAAAAGGTTCCCTCGCCTGGTGCGGTATGAAGTCAATGCAGTGACTTCCGGCACGGATGCTCAGGGAGAAGTCACCATCCGCCTGGAGGAAAATGGATGCCTGGTCAACGGGCGCGCCGTGGATACGGACATTGTCCTGGCAAGCGCCAAAGCGCTGGTAGATGGTTTGAATAAATTGGAATCCATGCACGTGGAACCGGTCATTTCAGAATTCACCGACGAGGAAAGTTTTATGCCACGTCTCTAA